GTCCGCGGCCAGCCTCCACGATCACAGAGTGAGACTCCATCATGCCTTTGAACAGCCGCGACGACCTGCGGAACATCGCGATCATCGCGCACGTCGACCACGGCAAGACCACTCTCGTGGATGCCATGCTCTGGCAGTCCGGAGCATTCCGGGCCAACCAGGACGTAGATGACCGCGTCATGGACTCCAACGACCTGGAGCGCGAGAAGGGCATCACCATTCTCGCGAAGAACACCGCCGTCAAGCACGGCGACATGACCCTCAACATCATCGACACCCCGGGACACGCCGACTTCGGCGGCGAGGTCGAGCGCGGCCTGTCCATGGTCGACGGCGTCGTGCTGCTGGTGGACGCCTCCGAGGGCCCGCTGCCGCAGACCCGGTTCGTCCTGCGCAAGGCGTTCGCCGCCAAGATGCCGGTCATCCTGTGCATCAACAAGGTGGACCGCCCCGACGCCCGGATCAAGGAGGTCGTGGACGAGGTCTACGAGCTCTTCATGGACCTGGACGCCACCGAGGAGCAGATCGACTTCCCGATCGTCTACGCCTCGGCCAAGGCCGGCCGCGCCTCGCTGAACCGTCCCGACGACGCGGGGATGCCCGACTCCGAGGACCTGGAGCCGCTGTTCCAGGTCATCAAGGAGACGATCCCGGCTCCGGTCTACGACCCGACCGCGTCGCTGCAGGCGCACGTCACCAACCTGGACGCCTCCTCCTACCTGGGCCGGATCGCGCTCTGCCGCGTCCACCAGGGCACCATCAAGAAGGGCCAGCAGGTCGCCTGGTGCCGCACCGACGGCACCATCCAGCGGGTGAAGATCACCGAGCTGCTGATGACCGAGGCCCTGGAGCGCAAGCCGGCCGAGCAGGCGGGCCCCGGCGACATCATCGCGATCGCCGGCATCCCGGACATCATGATCGGTGAGACCCTGGCCGACCCCGACGACCCGCGGCCGCTGCCGCTGATCACGGTGGACGAGCCGGCGATCTCGATGACCATCGGCACCAACACCTCGCCGCTGGTCGGCAAGGTCAAGGGCTCCAAGGTCACCGCCCGCATGGTCAAGGACCGGCTCGACAAGGAGCTCGTCGGCAACGTGTCGCTGCGGGTCCTGCCGACCGACCGTCCCGACGCCTGGGAGGTGCAGGGCCGTGGTGAGCTGGCGCTCGCCATCCTGGTCGAGCAGATGCGACGCGAGGGCTACGAGCTGACCGTCGGCAAGCCGCAGGTGGTCACCAAGACCATCGACGGCAAGGTGCACGAGCCCGTCGAGCGCGTGACCATC
Above is a genomic segment from Streptosporangium album containing:
- the typA gene encoding translational GTPase TypA translates to MPLNSRDDLRNIAIIAHVDHGKTTLVDAMLWQSGAFRANQDVDDRVMDSNDLEREKGITILAKNTAVKHGDMTLNIIDTPGHADFGGEVERGLSMVDGVVLLVDASEGPLPQTRFVLRKAFAAKMPVILCINKVDRPDARIKEVVDEVYELFMDLDATEEQIDFPIVYASAKAGRASLNRPDDAGMPDSEDLEPLFQVIKETIPAPVYDPTASLQAHVTNLDASSYLGRIALCRVHQGTIKKGQQVAWCRTDGTIQRVKITELLMTEALERKPAEQAGPGDIIAIAGIPDIMIGETLADPDDPRPLPLITVDEPAISMTIGTNTSPLVGKVKGSKVTARMVKDRLDKELVGNVSLRVLPTDRPDAWEVQGRGELALAILVEQMRREGYELTVGKPQVVTKTIDGKVHEPVERVTIDSPEEYLGAITQLLAVRKGRMEHMTNHGTGWIRMEFVVPARGLIGFRTEFLTETRGTGLVHHVFDAYEPWFGELRTRNNGSLVADRSGPVTAFAMTNLQERGILFVSPTTEVYEGMIVGENSRSDDMDVNITKEKKLTNMRSSTADVTETLIPPRQLSLEQALEFIREDECVEITPEHVRIRKVVLDASARGRSAARAKRGN